ACCAAACCCGAGAGGTCACCCGGGCAATATTACAACGATTTCAAGATGTTATCCAGAGGCAAATCAGGAGATCCCCCGGTTGCCCCGCAACATCTGCAACAGGGCATGACGGGCAATACTCGGATTCTCCTTGAGCCGCCGCTTCGAGTACGGCAGCCAGGCCTCGCCGAACGGAACATAGACCCGCAAGCGGTGGCCGCCGGCAAGAATAATCCGGCGCAGCGGTTCGTCGACACCGAGCAGCATCTGGAACTCGTACTGGTCCGGCTTCAGTCCGTATTTTTCAATCAGCCGCTCCGCCTCAAACACCAGCTTCTCATCATGCGTGGCAATGCCGACATAAGCGCCATGCTGAAACATCTTCTCGAGACAGCGGGTGAAGTTGCGGTTGATGATATAAGGATCCTTGTAGGCGGCGGTGCGCGGTTCGTTATAGATTCCCTTGCAGAGCCGGTAGTGCATCGGCTTGTCGGCCAGCGATTCGATATCGGCCGCCGTCCGACGCAGGTACGACTGGAGAACGACCCCGACATTTTTCGGGAACTCGTCGCGCAAGCGATCGTAGAACTCAATGGTCGCGTCGGTGCACTCGATATCCTCCATGTCGATCCGGACGAAGCTGTCGAACTCATGGGCGAAGCTGACGATTTCGCGGATATTCTCGAAGGCGAACTCCCGGTCGAGCAGCAGGCCCATCTGGGTCGGCTTGAGCGACAGGTTGCCCTCGATCTCACCTTCCCGGATCGCCTTGAGAATCTCGAGGCACTGCTCCTTGAAAAAAATCGCCTCATCCCGGGTCTTGATGAACTCCCCGAGGATATCGATGGTCGTCATCACTCCTTGCCGGTTCAGATCTTCGGAAACGCGAACCGCATCTTCGAGTTTCGAGCCGGCAATATAGCCCTTGGCAAAGTAACCGACAATCGGTCCGGGCACGTGCATGATGGTCTTGCTGACCAGGTAATTGAAAATGGACACTTTTTACTCCGCAAAAATAGGTTATGAGTGACGGATGACTGATGTCCTCGTCAGACGTCGCCCGGTACCTGTCACAGTCTTTATTCTTCGTCCATGAACGGATAGTCAAACG
Above is a window of Desulfuromonas sp. DNA encoding:
- a CDS encoding proline dehydrogenase, whose product is MSIFNYLVSKTIMHVPGPIVGYFAKGYIAGSKLEDAVRVSEDLNRQGVMTTIDILGEFIKTRDEAIFFKEQCLEILKAIREGEIEGNLSLKPTQMGLLLDREFAFENIREIVSFAHEFDSFVRIDMEDIECTDATIEFYDRLRDEFPKNVGVVLQSYLRRTAADIESLADKPMHYRLCKGIYNEPRTAAYKDPYIINRNFTRCLEKMFQHGAYVGIATHDEKLVFEAERLIEKYGLKPDQYEFQMLLGVDEPLRRIILAGGHRLRVYVPFGEAWLPYSKRRLKENPSIARHALLQMLRGNRGIS